In a genomic window of Alkalilimnicola sp. S0819:
- a CDS encoding aminoglycoside phosphotransferase family protein: MMPATENEPPSSLSDPRLQQLEHWLREELRLPYTALAPASSDASFRRYFRIQVPEGSHVVMDAPPEREDCRPFVSIAWALRDIGLNVPQVLEMDLSQGFLLLSDLGNSQYLSELDPNSVERLYGDALDALERLQLHGPSGDAAGLPDYDRALLLGEMELFREWLLQRHLGLDTSAEDAMLDHSFALLAEAALEQPRVCVHRDYHSRNLMVVEQDNPGILDFQDAVIGPITYDLVSLLRDCYIAWPRSQVEAWALDYRRRPAIGELCGEVSDEQWLRWFDLMGAQRHLKAAGIFARLWHRDGKPGYLADLPRTVRYISQVAETHPELDELNRYLHARVLPVLDAA, translated from the coding sequence ATGATGCCCGCCACCGAAAACGAGCCCCCCAGTAGCCTGTCCGATCCGCGCCTGCAGCAGTTGGAGCACTGGCTGCGCGAGGAGTTGCGCCTGCCCTATACGGCGCTGGCGCCCGCTTCGTCCGACGCCAGTTTCCGGCGCTATTTCCGCATTCAGGTGCCCGAGGGCAGCCATGTGGTGATGGACGCCCCCCCGGAGCGCGAGGACTGCCGCCCCTTCGTCAGCATCGCCTGGGCCCTGCGCGACATCGGCCTGAATGTGCCCCAGGTGCTGGAAATGGACCTCTCCCAGGGCTTCCTGCTCCTCTCCGACCTGGGGAACAGTCAGTATCTGTCCGAACTAGACCCCAACAGCGTGGAGCGTCTCTACGGCGATGCCCTGGATGCCCTGGAGCGCTTGCAGCTGCACGGGCCCAGTGGCGACGCGGCGGGGCTCCCCGATTATGACCGCGCGCTGCTGCTGGGCGAGATGGAACTGTTCCGCGAATGGTTGTTGCAGCGTCATCTGGGCCTCGATACCAGCGCCGAAGACGCCATGCTCGATCACAGCTTCGCCCTGCTGGCGGAGGCCGCCCTGGAGCAGCCCCGGGTGTGCGTGCACCGTGATTACCATTCCCGCAACCTGATGGTGGTGGAGCAGGACAATCCCGGCATCCTGGATTTCCAGGATGCGGTGATCGGTCCGATCACCTACGACCTGGTCTCGCTGCTGCGCGATTGCTATATCGCCTGGCCCCGCAGTCAGGTGGAGGCCTGGGCCCTGGACTACCGCCGGCGCCCCGCGATTGGCGAGCTGTGCGGTGAGGTCAGCGACGAGCAATGGCTGCGCTGGTTCGATCTCATGGGCGCTCAGCGCCATCTCAAGGCCGCCGGCATCTTCGCCCGCCTGTGGCACCGGGACGGCAAACCCGGGTATCTGGCGGATCTGCCCCGCACCGTGCGCTACATCAGCCAGGTGGCGGAGACCCATCCGGAGCTCGACGAGCTGAACCGTTACCTGCACGCCCGCGTGCTGCCCGTGCTGGACGCCGCCTGA
- a CDS encoding M14 family metallopeptidase, with protein MLKYYDHLPAGFLDAAPEALETLLGGPALISLPGRREPALFACVLLHGNETTGVYAVQRLLRRHREALPRSLELFVGNVSAARHGLRHLDGQPDYNRIWPGGEATDSPETRMAAELTAHMRRRGLFASVDVHNNTGWNPHYGCINRLDGPFLYLASLFARTVVYFTRPAGVQSLAFAEFCPAVTLECGLPGREEGIQEAEQLLDALLHLRELPDHPALDGLGVYQTVARVRVPEDVAVGFDAGVPLRLLDDIERLNFRELPAGTALARVAPDSDARLRVEDNEGRDVTSEYLELADGELRMRRHVMPAMLSRDLRVIRQDCLGYLMRPVALDTA; from the coding sequence ATGCTCAAGTACTACGACCATCTGCCAGCGGGTTTTCTGGACGCCGCGCCCGAAGCGTTGGAAACGCTGCTGGGCGGGCCGGCGCTGATCAGCCTGCCCGGGCGCCGGGAACCGGCCCTGTTCGCCTGTGTGCTGCTACACGGCAACGAGACCACCGGTGTGTACGCCGTGCAGCGGCTGCTGCGTCGCCACCGCGAGGCGCTGCCGCGCAGCCTGGAGCTTTTCGTCGGTAATGTGAGCGCCGCCCGCCACGGGCTGCGGCACCTGGACGGCCAACCGGATTACAACCGCATCTGGCCCGGCGGCGAGGCCACGGACAGCCCCGAGACCCGGATGGCGGCGGAGCTGACCGCGCACATGCGCCGGCGCGGCCTGTTCGCCAGCGTGGACGTGCACAACAACACCGGCTGGAATCCGCACTACGGTTGCATCAACCGCCTGGACGGCCCCTTTCTGTATCTGGCCTCGCTGTTCGCCCGCACGGTGGTGTACTTCACCCGCCCCGCCGGCGTGCAGTCTCTCGCCTTCGCCGAGTTCTGCCCCGCGGTGACCCTGGAGTGTGGCCTGCCCGGTCGAGAGGAGGGCATACAGGAGGCCGAGCAATTACTGGACGCGTTGCTGCACCTGCGGGAGCTGCCGGACCACCCGGCGCTGGATGGCCTGGGGGTATATCAGACGGTGGCCCGGGTGCGGGTGCCCGAGGACGTGGCGGTGGGCTTCGATGCCGGCGTGCCGCTGCGTCTGCTGGACGACATCGAGCGGCTCAATTTCCGCGAGCTGCCGGCCGGTACCGCGTTGGCCCGGGTCGCCCCGGACAGCGACGCCCGCCTGCGGGTGGAGGACAACGAGGGCCGGGACGTCACATCGGAATATCTGGAGCTCGCGGATGGCGAACTACGAATGCGTCGCCACGTCATGCCCGCCATGCTCAGCCGCGACCTGCGGGTGATCCGTCAGGATTGCCTGGGCTATCTGATGCGCCCGGTGGCGCTGGACACCGCGTAG
- a CDS encoding septal ring lytic transglycosylase RlpA family protein, with amino-acid sequence MTRATPLLLITLLASLLAACSGPQVTVREGPAPRHEKDRAPAAPPRNLDQVPDASPRAEPRSRYGNPASYEVYGVRYEVRDRPAGHTERGIASWYGEKFHGRRTSSGEPYDMYAMTAAHKTLPLPSYVEVRHLNNDRRIVVKVNDRGPFAEGRIIDLSYTAAHKLGILRQGTAPVEIRVLAAPPPGAAPRGANVSYYVQAGAFGEHTNARRLRQRLQGRFTVPVEIHSSGQTAGAVHRVRLGPLQDLAAVERLRAQLREQGLATTTVSTLEESGHSRPAAHDQREDEAP; translated from the coding sequence GTGACTCGCGCCACCCCCCTACTGCTGATCACCCTGTTGGCCTCTCTGCTGGCCGCATGCTCCGGCCCCCAGGTTACGGTGCGCGAAGGCCCCGCGCCCCGCCACGAGAAGGACCGCGCCCCCGCCGCCCCGCCCCGCAACCTGGACCAGGTGCCCGACGCCAGCCCCCGGGCCGAGCCCCGCAGCCGCTACGGCAACCCGGCCAGCTACGAGGTCTACGGCGTCCGCTACGAGGTGCGCGACCGCCCCGCCGGACATACCGAGCGAGGCATCGCCTCCTGGTACGGCGAGAAGTTCCACGGCCGCCGCACCTCCAGCGGCGAGCCCTATGACATGTACGCCATGACCGCGGCCCACAAGACATTGCCGCTGCCAAGCTACGTGGAAGTGCGCCATTTGAACAATGACCGGCGTATCGTGGTCAAAGTGAACGATCGGGGGCCTTTCGCCGAAGGGCGCATCATCGATCTGTCCTACACCGCCGCCCACAAGCTCGGTATCCTGCGCCAGGGCACCGCGCCGGTGGAGATCCGCGTGCTCGCGGCGCCACCGCCCGGGGCCGCGCCGCGTGGCGCGAATGTGAGCTACTACGTACAGGCCGGCGCCTTCGGCGAGCATACTAATGCCCGCCGCCTGCGCCAGCGGCTGCAGGGCCGGTTCACCGTGCCGGTGGAAATCCACAGCAGCGGTCAGACCGCGGGCGCCGTGCACCGGGTCCGCCTGGGCCCGCTTCAGGATCTCGCCGCGGTGGAGCGCCTGCGGGCCCAACTGCGCGAGCAAGGCCTCGCCACCACCACCGTCAGCACGCTAGAGGAAAGCGGCCACAGCCGGCCGGCCGCGCACGACCAAAGGGAAGACGAAGCACCATGA
- a CDS encoding glutamate--cysteine ligase — MGTEIDETRFDRDDFLRFSQRLRDETRLYKDWLSEGRFVDGPRRMGLELEAWLVDEAGRPAPCNAQVLESLHDPLLSPELAQYNLELNTHPLALRDTALSDTQRQLEALWARVAAAAAPLGVRPGMIGILPSVTEDDLCLARMSKLRRYQALNEQVLLLRNREPLSVDIRGEERVQTRHADLMLESAATSLQLHLQVGPAEAPAFYNAAAALSAATVALAANAPFLFGRSLWEETRIPLFEQAVAVGPLHGGHAGPLSRVGFGSGYARDGLYSFFVENRQHYPVLLPVPLGEPAERLPHLRLHNGTIWRWNRPLVGFEEDGRPHLRIEHRVMSAGPSFIDTLANAAFFYGAVHALAAGDRKLPYPVLEANFYAAARHGLRATIHWGGGEISVQRLILTQLLPAAAQQLQALGLAQTDIDRYLGVIEARVSAERTGAAWQRQWVGRHGRDFAGLTRAYLKQQAGGEPVHAWPI; from the coding sequence ATGGGAACCGAAATCGACGAAACACGCTTCGATCGGGACGACTTCCTGCGCTTCAGCCAGCGGCTGCGCGACGAGACTCGGCTGTACAAGGACTGGCTGTCGGAAGGCCGTTTCGTGGATGGGCCGCGGCGCATGGGCCTGGAGTTGGAAGCCTGGCTGGTGGACGAGGCCGGCCGGCCCGCCCCCTGCAACGCCCAGGTGCTGGAATCGCTGCATGATCCGCTGCTCTCCCCGGAGCTCGCCCAGTACAACCTGGAGCTGAACACTCACCCCCTGGCGCTACGCGACACCGCCCTCTCCGACACCCAGCGCCAACTGGAAGCGCTCTGGGCGCGGGTCGCCGCGGCCGCCGCCCCCCTGGGCGTGCGTCCGGGGATGATCGGCATCCTGCCCAGCGTCACCGAAGACGATCTGTGTCTGGCGCGCATGTCGAAGCTGCGTCGCTACCAGGCGCTGAACGAGCAGGTGCTGCTGCTGCGCAACCGCGAGCCGCTGAGCGTGGACATTCGCGGCGAGGAGCGGGTCCAGACTCGGCATGCCGACCTGATGCTGGAATCCGCCGCCACCTCGCTGCAATTGCACCTGCAGGTAGGGCCGGCGGAAGCGCCGGCTTTCTACAACGCCGCCGCCGCGCTTTCCGCCGCCACCGTGGCCCTGGCCGCCAACGCGCCCTTCCTGTTCGGCCGCAGCCTCTGGGAAGAGACCCGCATTCCGCTGTTCGAACAGGCGGTGGCCGTGGGGCCGCTGCACGGCGGGCACGCCGGCCCCCTGTCGCGGGTGGGCTTTGGCAGCGGTTACGCCCGTGACGGTCTGTACAGCTTCTTCGTGGAGAACCGCCAGCACTACCCGGTGCTGCTGCCGGTGCCGCTGGGCGAGCCCGCCGAGCGCCTGCCGCATCTGCGCCTGCACAATGGCACCATCTGGCGCTGGAACCGCCCGCTGGTGGGTTTCGAGGAGGACGGCCGGCCGCATCTGCGCATCGAGCACCGGGTCATGTCCGCGGGGCCGAGCTTCATCGACACCCTCGCCAATGCCGCCTTCTTCTATGGGGCCGTGCACGCGCTGGCCGCCGGCGACCGCAAGCTGCCCTATCCGGTGCTGGAGGCCAACTTCTACGCCGCTGCCCGGCACGGGCTGCGGGCGACTATCCACTGGGGCGGGGGCGAGATCAGTGTGCAGCGCTTGATCCTCACCCAGCTTCTGCCCGCCGCGGCGCAACAGTTGCAGGCCCTGGGCCTTGCCCAGACCGATATTGACCGCTATCTGGGCGTGATCGAGGCGCGGGTCAGCGCCGAGCGCACGGGCGCGGCCTGGCAGCGCCAGTGGGTGGGCCGCCACGGGCGCGATTTCGCCGGGTTGACCCGCGCGTACCTGAAACAGCAGGCCGGCGGCGAGCCGGTGCATGCCTGGCCGATATAG
- the mltB gene encoding lytic murein transglycosylase B translates to MPLSASRFLLCLALLPGVPLAAQAATSERAEVRSFIEQLSEAHGFTESELEEVLDQAQPRPEIIEAISRPAEALPWYRYRPIFMKPERIRLGVEFWREHEALLAEARTRYGVPEEIIIAILGVETRYGTYKGRHRVIDALLTLGFDYPPRADFFRKELGEFLLLAREQGMDPLTPMGSYAGAMGLPQFISSSYRHYAVDFDGDGRTQLWEIPDAIGSVANYFRAHGWRAGEPVALPARLTGDAWEAYAQRGRRPVKPATALETLRAAGVSVDAELSGDTPATLRVLALENGEQPWVVLHNFYVITRYNHSPLYAMAVWQLAEAIREQKEQAR, encoded by the coding sequence ATGCCCTTATCCGCGTCGCGTTTTCTGCTGTGCCTTGCCCTCCTCCCGGGTGTGCCGCTGGCCGCCCAGGCAGCCACCAGCGAGCGCGCCGAGGTGCGCAGCTTCATCGAGCAGCTCTCCGAGGCCCACGGCTTCACCGAGAGTGAGCTCGAAGAAGTGCTGGACCAGGCGCAGCCCCGCCCGGAAATCATCGAGGCCATCAGCCGCCCCGCCGAGGCCCTCCCCTGGTACCGCTACCGGCCGATCTTCATGAAGCCCGAGCGCATCCGTCTGGGCGTTGAGTTCTGGCGCGAACACGAGGCCTTGCTGGCCGAGGCCCGGACGCGCTATGGCGTGCCCGAGGAGATCATCATCGCCATACTCGGCGTCGAGACCCGCTATGGCACCTACAAGGGGCGCCACCGGGTGATCGACGCCCTGCTCACCCTGGGCTTCGACTACCCGCCCCGGGCCGATTTCTTCCGCAAGGAGCTGGGCGAGTTCCTGCTGCTCGCCCGCGAGCAGGGCATGGACCCACTCACCCCCATGGGCTCCTACGCCGGCGCCATGGGCCTGCCCCAGTTCATTTCCAGCAGTTACCGCCACTACGCCGTGGACTTCGATGGCGACGGCCGCACCCAGCTGTGGGAAATTCCCGACGCCATCGGCAGCGTGGCCAACTACTTCCGCGCCCACGGCTGGCGCGCCGGCGAGCCGGTGGCCCTGCCCGCCCGGCTCACGGGCGACGCCTGGGAGGCCTACGCCCAGCGCGGCCGGCGCCCGGTGAAACCGGCCACGGCGCTGGAGACCTTGCGCGCGGCGGGCGTGAGCGTGGACGCGGAACTGTCCGGCGACACCCCGGCGACCCTGCGGGTGCTGGCGCTCGAAAACGGGGAGCAGCCTTGGGTCGTGCTGCACAATTTCTACGTGATCACCCGCTACAACCACAGCCCGCTCTACGCCATGGCGGTCTGGCAGTTGGCCGAAGCCATTCGCGAGCAGAAGGAGCAGGCCCGGTGA
- the lipB gene encoding lipoyl(octanoyl) transferase LipB, with product MARFLVEELGRVDYEPTWRAMQRYTEERDAQSPDRCWVLEHPPVFTLGLAGKREHLLAPGDIPVVPVDRGGQVTYHGPGQVVIYPLVDLRRRGLGVRRMVSCLEEAIVRLLAEYDIAAAARPEAPGVYVGERKIASLGLRVRRGASYHGLSLNVAMDLEPFSRINPCGYPGLDVVDMRSLGVEAEPAKAGTRLAELLVETVEAHTRRAPPSR from the coding sequence ATGGCGCGGTTCCTTGTCGAAGAACTCGGGCGGGTCGACTACGAACCCACCTGGCGCGCCATGCAACGCTACACCGAGGAGCGCGACGCCCAAAGCCCCGACCGCTGCTGGGTGCTGGAACACCCGCCGGTGTTCACCCTGGGGTTGGCCGGCAAGCGCGAGCACCTGCTCGCGCCCGGCGATATCCCGGTGGTGCCGGTGGACCGGGGCGGACAGGTGACCTACCACGGCCCGGGGCAGGTGGTGATCTACCCACTGGTGGATCTGCGCCGCCGCGGCCTGGGCGTGCGGCGCATGGTCAGCTGCCTGGAAGAGGCCATCGTGCGCCTGCTGGCGGAATACGACATCGCGGCGGCGGCCCGCCCCGAGGCGCCCGGCGTGTACGTGGGCGAGCGCAAGATCGCCTCGCTGGGCCTGCGGGTGAGACGGGGCGCGAGCTACCACGGCCTGAGCCTGAACGTGGCCATGGACCTGGAGCCCTTCAGCCGGATCAACCCCTGCGGCTACCCGGGGCTGGATGTGGTGGACATGCGGAGCCTGGGCGTGGAGGCCGAACCGGCGAAAGCCGGCACACGCCTCGCGGAATTATTGGTCGAAACCGTGGAAGCCCACACCCGCCGCGCACCCCCCTCCCGGTAG
- a CDS encoding D-alanyl-D-alanine carboxypeptidase family protein — MSRTLFRTAALLFSLLAAAPALSQQAPPASIPVPAPPQLAAPSYLLLDFHSGHVLAEKAPDERRDPASLTKMMTAYVAFSELRAGNMRLDEMVTVSEKAWRAPGSRMFIEVGKQVSVEDLLRGIIIQSGNDASIAIAEHIAGSESTFAQVMNTYAQRLGMNNSNFLNATGLPNPNHYVSTRDVALLAAALIRDFPEYYQWYSQKQFSFNGITQYNRNKLLWRDPSVDGLKTGHTNAAGYCLASSAQQDDMRLVAVVMGTASEKARADDSQALLNYGFRFFETHRLYGASEALSQARVWKGAREQLPLGLEQDLYVTIPRRQYDRLDASMSMESQIMAPVDAGSTLGKLVVRLGDTVLAERPLVALDPVKEGGLWQRLSDEVLLMFE; from the coding sequence ATGAGCCGTACACTGTTCCGAACCGCCGCGTTGCTGTTCAGCCTGCTCGCCGCCGCCCCGGCGCTGAGCCAACAGGCCCCGCCGGCCAGCATCCCGGTGCCCGCTCCGCCGCAGTTGGCCGCGCCCAGCTACCTGCTGCTGGACTTTCACAGCGGCCACGTGCTCGCCGAGAAGGCACCGGACGAGCGTCGCGACCCGGCTAGCCTTACCAAGATGATGACCGCCTACGTGGCCTTCAGCGAACTGCGCGCGGGCAATATGCGCCTGGACGAAATGGTCACGGTGAGCGAGAAGGCCTGGCGCGCGCCGGGGTCGCGCATGTTCATCGAGGTAGGCAAGCAGGTCAGCGTCGAGGACCTGCTGCGCGGCATCATCATCCAGTCCGGCAACGACGCCAGCATCGCCATTGCCGAGCACATTGCCGGCAGTGAGAGCACCTTTGCCCAGGTGATGAACACCTATGCCCAGCGCCTGGGCATGAACAACAGCAACTTCCTCAACGCCACCGGCCTGCCCAACCCGAACCACTACGTGAGCACCCGGGACGTGGCGCTGCTGGCCGCCGCGCTGATCCGCGACTTCCCCGAGTACTACCAGTGGTATTCCCAGAAGCAGTTCAGCTTCAACGGCATCACCCAGTACAACCGCAACAAGCTGCTCTGGCGCGACCCCTCGGTGGACGGCCTGAAGACCGGCCACACCAACGCCGCCGGCTATTGCCTGGCGAGCTCCGCCCAGCAGGATGACATGCGCCTGGTGGCCGTGGTGATGGGCACCGCGAGTGAAAAGGCCCGGGCCGACGACAGCCAGGCCCTGCTCAACTACGGCTTTCGCTTCTTCGAGACCCACCGTCTTTACGGCGCCTCCGAGGCGCTCAGCCAGGCCCGGGTATGGAAGGGCGCGCGGGAGCAACTGCCCCTGGGGCTGGAGCAGGACCTTTACGTCACCATCCCCCGCCGTCAATACGACAGGCTGGACGCCAGCATGAGCATGGAAAGCCAGATCATGGCGCCGGTGGATGCCGGCAGCACCCTGGGCAAGCTGGTGGTGCGCCTGGGCGATACCGTGCTGGCCGAACGTCCGCTGGTGGCGCTGGACCCGGTGAAGGAAGGCGGCCTGTGGCAACGCCTGAGCGATGAAGTCCTGCTGATGTTCGAGTAA
- a CDS encoding YbeD family protein — MSEEQSLLQFPCDFPIKVMGRADGDLPATVESIARRHAPDLGDDCLRTQASKRGNYLSVTVTIRATSREQLDALYLELNAHEAVLMTL, encoded by the coding sequence ATGAGCGAAGAGCAATCACTGCTGCAGTTTCCCTGCGATTTCCCCATCAAGGTGATGGGCCGCGCCGACGGCGACCTGCCCGCCACGGTGGAGAGCATCGCCCGGCGCCATGCACCGGACCTGGGGGACGACTGCCTGCGCACCCAGGCCAGCAAGCGCGGCAATTACCTCTCGGTGACGGTGACCATCCGAGCCACCAGCCGCGAGCAGCTGGATGCGCTGTATCTGGAGCTCAATGCCCACGAAGCGGTGCTGATGACGCTTTGA
- the murU gene encoding N-acetylmuramate alpha-1-phosphate uridylyltransferase MurU — translation MKAMILAAGRGERMRPLTDHTPKPLLAAGGRPLIEHHVLALRRAGVDELVVNLAWLGEQIRDYLGDGERYGLRIRYSPEGERGLETGGGIYRALPLLGDAPFWVVNGDIWTDYDYQRLPVEPPGLAHLVLVENPAHNPRGDFALRDGQVRPEGEPGLTFSGIGVYRPALFADCEPVAFRLAPLLRRAMSAGQVSGEHYAGAWYDIGTPDRLAALDTQLRSP, via the coding sequence ATGAAGGCGATGATACTGGCAGCCGGGCGGGGCGAGCGCATGCGCCCGCTCACCGACCATACCCCGAAGCCCTTGCTGGCAGCCGGCGGCCGTCCGCTCATCGAGCATCATGTGCTGGCGCTGCGTCGCGCCGGCGTGGACGAACTGGTGGTGAACCTCGCCTGGCTGGGCGAGCAGATCCGCGACTATCTGGGCGATGGCGAACGCTACGGTCTGCGCATCCGTTACTCCCCGGAAGGCGAGCGGGGCCTGGAGACCGGCGGCGGCATATACCGGGCACTGCCCCTGTTGGGCGATGCGCCTTTCTGGGTAGTGAACGGTGATATCTGGACCGATTATGACTATCAGCGGCTGCCCGTGGAACCGCCGGGCCTGGCGCACCTGGTGCTGGTGGAAAACCCGGCGCACAACCCGCGAGGGGATTTCGCCCTGCGCGACGGGCAGGTGCGCCCCGAGGGCGAGCCCGGGCTGACCTTCTCCGGCATCGGGGTATACCGGCCGGCCCTGTTCGCCGATTGCGAGCCGGTCGCCTTTCGTCTCGCACCGCTGTTGCGCCGGGCCATGAGCGCGGGGCAGGTCAGCGGCGAGCATTACGCCGGCGCCTGGTATGACATCGGCACGCCGGATCGACTGGCGGCGCTGGACACACAACTGCGGAGCCCTTGA
- the rodA gene encoding rod shape-determining protein RodA has translation MIGNDTVGRGSVWRQSWLQRHLHLDGTLLTLLALLSVFGLVVLYSAFDQDWLEARKQLVRLGAGFGAMAFFAQIPPSTLRRWTPWVFLGGVALLVAVLVIGYTGKGAQRWLDLGFMRFQPSEAMKLALPMMIAWLLADGSLPPRLPRLLTALGLIGLPVGLIMLQPDLGTSLLVASSGFFVLYLGGLRWRMMLGAALLGGAAAPLMWFFAMHDYQRERVLTFLNPERDPLGAGYHIIQSKIAIGSGGLFGKGWLNGTQSHLQFLPERHTDFIYAVLAEEFGLVGVAQLLVLYLLVIGRGLYIAVNAQDTYSRLLAGSLSLTFFVYIFVNAGMVSGLLPVVGLPLPLISYGGTSMVTLMAAFGMLMSIHTHRKLWSS, from the coding sequence ATGATCGGTAACGATACCGTCGGCCGGGGCAGCGTCTGGCGGCAGTCCTGGCTGCAGCGTCACCTGCACCTGGACGGCACCCTGCTCACGCTACTGGCGCTGCTGTCGGTGTTCGGCCTGGTGGTGCTCTACAGCGCCTTCGACCAGGACTGGCTGGAGGCCCGCAAGCAGTTGGTGCGCCTGGGGGCGGGCTTCGGCGCCATGGCATTCTTTGCCCAGATCCCGCCCTCCACCCTGCGCCGCTGGACGCCTTGGGTGTTCCTCGGTGGGGTCGCCCTGCTGGTGGCGGTGCTGGTGATCGGTTACACGGGCAAGGGCGCACAGCGCTGGTTGGACCTGGGTTTCATGCGCTTCCAGCCCTCGGAAGCGATGAAGCTCGCGCTGCCCATGATGATCGCCTGGCTGCTCGCGGACGGCAGCCTGCCGCCGCGCCTGCCGCGCCTGCTCACCGCGCTGGGGCTGATCGGCCTGCCGGTGGGGCTGATCATGCTGCAACCGGATCTAGGCACTTCCCTGCTGGTGGCCTCCTCGGGCTTTTTCGTGCTGTACCTGGGCGGGCTGCGCTGGCGCATGATGTTGGGCGCCGCGCTGCTGGGCGGCGCCGCGGCACCCTTGATGTGGTTCTTCGCCATGCACGACTACCAGCGCGAGCGGGTGCTGACCTTCCTCAACCCGGAACGTGATCCGCTGGGCGCGGGCTATCACATCATTCAATCGAAGATCGCCATCGGCTCCGGCGGGCTTTTCGGCAAGGGCTGGCTCAACGGCACCCAATCGCATCTGCAGTTCCTGCCCGAACGTCACACGGACTTCATCTACGCCGTGCTCGCCGAGGAGTTCGGCCTGGTGGGGGTGGCGCAGTTGCTGGTGCTCTACCTGCTGGTGATCGGTCGCGGCCTGTACATCGCCGTCAATGCCCAGGACACCTACAGCCGCCTGCTGGCGGGCAGCCTGAGCCTGACCTTCTTCGTCTACATCTTCGTCAACGCCGGCATGGTCTCGGGCCTGCTGCCGGTGGTGGGCCTGCCGCTGCCGCTGATCAGCTACGGCGGCACCTCCATGGTGACCCTCATGGCGGCCTTCGGTATGCTCATGTCCATCCACACACACCGCAAGCTCTGGTCCTCCTGA